The Pungitius pungitius chromosome 8, fPunPun2.1, whole genome shotgun sequence genome has a window encoding:
- the cdk18 gene encoding cyclin-dependent kinase 18 isoform X1 has product MTYAPLVGAPTTMNKMKNFKRRFSLSVPRTETIEENEFTEQINQLNIRHTEGLTPGRLGLPSQDASPLSPEPMTPEAQSPSQPDLHDNAERRRFSVEGVSKRMSLPMDIRLPPEFLKKLQLESENPALCKPISRMSRRASLSDIGFGKLETYVKLGKLGEGTYATVFKGRSKLTENLVALKEIRLEHEEGAPCTAIREVSLLKNLKHANIVTLHDIIHTDRCLTLVFEYLDSDLKQYLDNCGNLMSMHNVKIFMFQLLRGLSYCHKRKILHRDLKPQNLLINDKGELKLADFGLARAKSVPTKTYSNEVVTLWYRPPDVLLGSTEYSTPIDMWGMGCILYEMATGRPMFPGATVKEELHLVFRLLGTPTEDTWPGISSNEEFRSYLFPQYRPQALINHVPRLDTEGIDLLSALLLYDTRRRITSEDALRHSYFLSLGNNIHNLADTASVFSLRELQLQKDPGHRSSVFQPLGRGKNRRQSIF; this is encoded by the exons AGTTGGTGCCCCCACAACCATGAACAAGATGAAGAACTTTAAGAGGCGTTTCTCCCTTTCTGTTCCTCGCACTGAGACCATTGAGGAGAACGAGTTCACAGAGCAGATAAACCAGCTCAACATTCGTCACACTGAGG GCCTGACTCCAGGAAGGCTTGGTCTTCCATCTCAGGATGCCAGTCCATTGAGTCCCGAACCAATGACACCGGAAGCCCAGTCTCCTTCACAGCCAGACCTCCATGACAACGCCGAGCGCAGACGGTTCTCCGTAGAG GGCGTCAGTAAACGCATGTCTCTTCCCATGGACATCCGCCTGCCTCCGGAGTTTCTCAAGAAGTTGCAGCTGGAGAGTGAGAACCCAGCGCTCTGCAAACCCATCAGCCGCATGTCTCGGCGTGCTTCCCTG TCCGACATAGGCTTTGGGAAACTGGAGACCTACGTGAAGCTCGGCAAACTGGGCGAG GGGACATATGCCACAGTGTTCAAAGGGCGAAGCAAGCTAACAGAAAACCTGGTGGCGTTAAAGGAGATCCGGCTGGAGCACGAGGAGGGAGCACCTTGCACTGCTATCAgagaag TATCCCTACTGAAGAATCTGAAACACGCCAACATCGTCACTCTGCACGACATCATCCACACGGACCGCTGCCTCACTCTGGTGTTTGAGTATCTT GACAGTGACCTGAAACAGTACTTGGACAACTGTGGAAATCTCATGAGCATGCATAACGTCAAG ATATTTATGTTCCAACTTCTGCGGGGTCTGTCCTACTGTCATAAAAGAAAAATCCTCCACAGAGACTTAAAGCCTCAGAACCTGCTTATCAACGACAAGGGAGAGCTGAAACTAGCCGACTTCG GGCTTGCCAGGGCCAAGTCCGTCCCTACCAAGACTTACTCCAATGAGGTGGTAACTCTATGGTATCGACCCCCGGATGTGTTGCTGGGCTCTACAGAATACTCCACACCAATCGACATGTG GGGTATGGGCTGTATCCTGTACGAGATGGCAACGGGTCGTCCCATGTTTCCTGGTGCCACAGTGAAGGAGGAGCTACATTTAGTTTTTAGGCTTCTTG GTACTCCAACAGAAGATACCTGGCCGGGCATTAGTAGTAATGAGGAATTTAGGTCTTATCTTTTTCCTCAATACAGACCTCAAGCTCTCATCAACCATGTGCCAAG ACTGGACACCGAGGGGATTGACCTGCTATCTGCTCTGCTGCTG TATGACACCAGAAGGAGAATCACCTCTGAAGATGCTCTACGGCACTCTTACTTCCTGAGTCTGGGGAATAATATACACAATTTGGCAGATA CTGCCTCAGTGTTTTCCCTCAGAGAGCTCCAGCTCCAGAAGGACCCAGGCCACCGCAGCTCAGTGTTTCAGCCTCTAG GTCGAGGAAAGAACCGAAGGCAAAGCATCTTCTAG
- the cdk18 gene encoding cyclin-dependent kinase 18 isoform X2: protein MLLECMDRSNKRSTFNRQRCLTPGRLGLPSQDASPLSPEPMTPEAQSPSQPDLHDNAERRRFSVEGVSKRMSLPMDIRLPPEFLKKLQLESENPALCKPISRMSRRASLSDIGFGKLETYVKLGKLGEGTYATVFKGRSKLTENLVALKEIRLEHEEGAPCTAIREVSLLKNLKHANIVTLHDIIHTDRCLTLVFEYLDSDLKQYLDNCGNLMSMHNVKIFMFQLLRGLSYCHKRKILHRDLKPQNLLINDKGELKLADFGLARAKSVPTKTYSNEVVTLWYRPPDVLLGSTEYSTPIDMWGMGCILYEMATGRPMFPGATVKEELHLVFRLLGTPTEDTWPGISSNEEFRSYLFPQYRPQALINHVPRLDTEGIDLLSALLLYDTRRRITSEDALRHSYFLSLGNNIHNLADTASVFSLRELQLQKDPGHRSSVFQPLGRGKNRRQSIF from the exons ATGCTGTTGGAGTGCATGGATCGGTCAAACAAACGCAGTACTTTCAACCGGCAGAGAT GCCTGACTCCAGGAAGGCTTGGTCTTCCATCTCAGGATGCCAGTCCATTGAGTCCCGAACCAATGACACCGGAAGCCCAGTCTCCTTCACAGCCAGACCTCCATGACAACGCCGAGCGCAGACGGTTCTCCGTAGAG GGCGTCAGTAAACGCATGTCTCTTCCCATGGACATCCGCCTGCCTCCGGAGTTTCTCAAGAAGTTGCAGCTGGAGAGTGAGAACCCAGCGCTCTGCAAACCCATCAGCCGCATGTCTCGGCGTGCTTCCCTG TCCGACATAGGCTTTGGGAAACTGGAGACCTACGTGAAGCTCGGCAAACTGGGCGAG GGGACATATGCCACAGTGTTCAAAGGGCGAAGCAAGCTAACAGAAAACCTGGTGGCGTTAAAGGAGATCCGGCTGGAGCACGAGGAGGGAGCACCTTGCACTGCTATCAgagaag TATCCCTACTGAAGAATCTGAAACACGCCAACATCGTCACTCTGCACGACATCATCCACACGGACCGCTGCCTCACTCTGGTGTTTGAGTATCTT GACAGTGACCTGAAACAGTACTTGGACAACTGTGGAAATCTCATGAGCATGCATAACGTCAAG ATATTTATGTTCCAACTTCTGCGGGGTCTGTCCTACTGTCATAAAAGAAAAATCCTCCACAGAGACTTAAAGCCTCAGAACCTGCTTATCAACGACAAGGGAGAGCTGAAACTAGCCGACTTCG GGCTTGCCAGGGCCAAGTCCGTCCCTACCAAGACTTACTCCAATGAGGTGGTAACTCTATGGTATCGACCCCCGGATGTGTTGCTGGGCTCTACAGAATACTCCACACCAATCGACATGTG GGGTATGGGCTGTATCCTGTACGAGATGGCAACGGGTCGTCCCATGTTTCCTGGTGCCACAGTGAAGGAGGAGCTACATTTAGTTTTTAGGCTTCTTG GTACTCCAACAGAAGATACCTGGCCGGGCATTAGTAGTAATGAGGAATTTAGGTCTTATCTTTTTCCTCAATACAGACCTCAAGCTCTCATCAACCATGTGCCAAG ACTGGACACCGAGGGGATTGACCTGCTATCTGCTCTGCTGCTG TATGACACCAGAAGGAGAATCACCTCTGAAGATGCTCTACGGCACTCTTACTTCCTGAGTCTGGGGAATAATATACACAATTTGGCAGATA CTGCCTCAGTGTTTTCCCTCAGAGAGCTCCAGCTCCAGAAGGACCCAGGCCACCGCAGCTCAGTGTTTCAGCCTCTAG GTCGAGGAAAGAACCGAAGGCAAAGCATCTTCTAG